The genomic region TATTCCGGCTCAACCACCTTTCGCCCTCCTGGCAGAGCTTGCGGCCGCAAAGGGAGTGACGCAGGAGCTATGCGACGTCCTCTGCGTGGAACTGCTGCTGCGAGGCGAAATCGACGCCGCAGAAAAGGCATCCGGCGAAAGGGCCAGCTCCACCGAGGCCGCGGTCTTCGCCGCGACACAGATGCTTCGCGGCGCCTACCCGGAATCTGCGGCGTCGTTCGAGAGTGCGCTCGCGCTGCTGCGCAAGGAGACCGGCAAGCGGAAGACCTTCTTCGACAACATCACCGGCCCGTTGTACATCCTGGCCCTCATCGCTGCCGGGAACGAACGCTCACTGACCCAGGCGGCCGACTTCTGCGCCTTCGTCGTCGGCAAGAAAGATTGGCCCCACCAGGACCTCTACCTGATCCTCAAGCACGTGGCCGCGGAGCGAAACGGGGAGCGCGGCACCTCCCGCTACCTTGAGGCGCTCTCCGCCGCCCCCGCCTTCGACACCTCCCCCTTCTACGCCCTTTTCTGCGTCATGGCCCTGCAGTGGGGCGGATCCGAAAAAGCGCGTGAGAAGGCTGCAAAGCTGCCCCCGTTGGCCCACAAGGCACGCGACGCAGGATACCTGTGGCTTGCCGACGAGTTGGAGTGGACTGTGCTTGAGTGCGGCATCGCCCCTTTGCCCGCTTCCCGAACCGGAAAGCGCCAAAAACAGAAGGGGGTCGTCCCCCTGGTTCACGCCGTAGCGAAGATCGAGTTCTGGCAAACCGCCCTCCAGGCGCTGATCAGGCTGAACCGCGAGGAGGAAGAGGCGGAGCAAAAGCCGGTATCGCAATCCCGACTCATCTGGCACTTCGACGAGAAGCGCGGCTACTTCGAGATCCATCCGCGCGAGCAAAAGCAGGCGCCGAACGGTAAATGGAGCTCCGGGAGAAACATCTCCCCGAAACGTCTGGCCGAAGACGCGGCGGGTATCGATTTCCTCACCGAGCAGGACCGGCTCATCTGCGCCTGCATCAAGCTGGAACGCTGCCACGGCTATTACGGCCGGGACTGCTACGAGCTGAACCACGACCTGGCCCTGCCGCTCATGGTCGGGCACCCGCAGCTCTACCTCGACCCGGCGGGCACGGTGCACCTGGAACTTGTACGTGGTGAGCCGGAGATCCAACTCCTTACTGAAGGCGACACCCTTAAGCTGCAAATCTCTCCGCAGTTCGCGCCGGATCAGAAGATCTACCTGCAAAAGGAGGCCCCGACCCGGCTCAAGATGTACCAGGTGAAGGAGGAGTACCGCCGCATCGCCGCCATCCTCGGCAGCGGGCTGAAGCTCCCGCCGCAGGCGAAGAACCAGGCCCTCGCAGCGATTCATTCCCTCTCTTCGCTGGTCACGGTGCACTCGGACATCGAGGATGCGACCATCGAACAGATAGCGAGCGACAGCACCCCCTGCTTCCATCTTCTCCCCTACCAGGCCGGGCTGAGGCTGGAGCTGCTGGTCTACCCCCTGTCCGAAAGCGGCCCCTGCTTCCGCCCCGGGGCCGGCGGCGAAACGCTCATGGCCGTCATCGAAGGGAAAAAGGTGCAGGCCAAGCGGGACCTGCAGCTCGAGGTAAGCCGCACGACCGAAGCGATCGCAGCCCTACCCGTCCTCTCCGAATGCGAGGAATGGGAGGGCGAGTGGATGGTTCCCTCGACCGAAAAGGCGCTCGAACTGCTGCTTCAACTCCAGGGGCTCGGAGAAGCTGTGCGCGTTTCCTGGCCGGAAGGGGCGCGCTTCAAGATCAAGCAGGTCGCGACCCCCGGACACTGCCGGCTGGTTATCAAGCAGGCGAAAGACTGGTTCGAACTTGAAGGCGAAGTGAAGCTGAACGAGGGGCTCTCGCTAGATCTGCGGCAACTGGTCGAGCTCGCCAAGGATTCCCCAGGCCGCTTCATCCAGCTTGCAGATGGCGATTTCCTGGCTCTCTCCGCCCAGCTCAAAAGGCACCTGGACGACCTCGCCTCCTGCGCCGATCCGCACGGCAGCAGCGCTTTCCGTTTCCATCCCCTCGCCGCCCCCGTCTTCGAGGAATTCGCCGGGCAGGCCGGGAGCTTCGACGCGGACGAGCAGTGGCGGCGCCAACTCAAAAGGCTGCTCGAAGCCGAGGCCTTCCGCCCCCAGCTCCCCGCCACGCTCCAGGCGGAACTGCGCGGCTATCAGGAGGAAGGGTTCAACTGGCTGAACCGGCTGGCCCACTGGGGGGTTGGAGCCTGTCTCGCCGACGACATGGGACTGGGTAAAACGGTCCAGGCGCTGGCACAAATCCTTTCCATGGCGGAGGGGGGGCCCTCGCTGGTGGTCGCTCCCACCTCGGTCTGCCTCAACTGGGAGAGCGAGAGCCTCAAGTTCGCCCCCACCCTTAATCCCGTCATCTTCGGTGGCCAAAACCGCGCGAAGCTCCTCCAGGAGCTGAAGCCCTTCGACCTGGTCATCTGCAGCTACGGGCTTTTGCAGCAGGAGGGGGAACTTCTGGCCGCGGTGCAGTGGCAGGCGATCATCCTGGACGAGGCGCAGGCGATCAAAAACATGGCGACCAAGAGAAGCCAGGCCGCCATGGAGCTAAAGGGCACCTTCAAGATGGTTGCCACAGGGACCCCCATCGAGAACCACCTGGGGGAGCTCTGGAACGTGTTCCGGTTCATCAACCCTGGACTTTTGGGGAGCCTGAAGCAGTTCAACGTCAAGTTCGCCGCGCCGATAGAAAAGAGCCAGGACAAGAAGGCCCGCGCACGTCTGAAGAAGCTGATCCAGCCCTTTATCCTGCGCCGCACCAAGAACCAGGTGCTGGAGGAGCTCCCGCCGCGCACGGAGATCGTCATCAAGGTAGAGATGAGCGAGGAGGAGGCGTCGCTGTACGAGGCGATCAGGAAGAGCGCGCTCGACAACCTGGCCGGCGTCGGAAAGGTCGAGGGAAAGGGCGCGCTGCACCTGAAGATCCTTGCGGAGATCATGAGGCTTCGGCGTGCCTGCTGCAACCCGCGCCTGGTCCTGCCCGACACCCCCATCCCGAGCACCAAGCTGGCCGCCTTCGGTGAGATCGTGGAGGAGCTGCGCGAGAACCGCCACAAGGCCCTTGTCTTCAGCCAGTTCGTCGGACACCTGGAGCTGATCCGGCAGTACGTAGAGAAGAACGGGATCCCCTACCAGTACCTCGACGGCAGCACGCCCCCCCAGGAGCGGAAGAAGCGCGTCGACGCCTTCCAAAGCGGCAGCGGCGACCTGTTCCTGATCAGCCTCAAGGCCGGCGGCGTCGGACTCAACCTCACCGCCGCAGACTACGTCATCCACATGGACCCCTGGTGGAATCCAGCGGTCGAAGACCAGGCCTCCGACCGCGCCCACCGCATAGGTCAGCAGCGCCCGGTCACCATCTACCGGCTGGTGACCAGGGGGACCATAGAAGAGAAGATCGTCGGTCTGCACCAGCAAAAGCGCGGCCTGGCCGACAGCCTGCTCGACGATAGCGACCTGAGCGGCAAAATAAGCGCAGAAGAGCTGCTGGCGCTGCTGCGGAAATAGCGCGAGCTTCGCTCCCCACTCTGCATTCCCCTCACTCTCATAAAACTGCTTATCTTAGTTGACTAAAATTAACACTTGCTATATATTGTGCCGATTTTCATCCTCATCCGTCATCCATAGGAGCATCAATGAAGAAAATCGCAGTTAAAGCCCTCTCTGCTGCAATGATCGTCTCACTTACCGGCTGCGCCAGCATCGTCAGCAAATCAAGCTGGCCCGTAACCGTTCAATCCACACCATCAGGTGCCAAATGCACGGTGACCAACAAGAAGGGCATTGCGATCCATTCCGGCGAAACTCCAATGATAATCACAGTAGATTCAGGGAACGGGTTCTTCTCGAAGGCCAAATACACCATCTCGTGCAACAAGGACGGATATGATCTCGGCCACAGCGAGCTTGCCGCGCACATGAACGGCTGGTACTGGGGCAACATCGTGTTCGGCGGGGTGATCGGACTGCTGGTCGTGGACCCAGTGACCGGCGCGATGTGGCGTATGGACGATACGCTCATGGTCCCCCTCTCTGCAAGCGGCGTTGCAAAGCTTGCCGCTCCTGCCGAGGCAGGAACCAAAGCGCCTGATGTCAAGGCCGCCGCCGTCACTGAAAGTAGCAGCCTGAGCATCGGCAAGAAACTGCACCTGGCCAAGAACGACACCGTTGCCGTCCTTCCTTTCACCATCAAAGCAGTAGAGAAGAAGTACGACCATCTCAGTCAGGGCTTCTCTGACGATCTCACCTACTATCTCAGGAAAAGCGAAGACATAAAGATCATCGACGGGAACAAGGTCGACAAGGCTCTCAGCGAGATCAAGTTAACCAACAGCGTTATCCTCGACAGCACCACCGCGCAAAACATCGGGAAGGAGATCGGCGCCAAGTTCATCATACTCGGCAACGTTGAGGTCATCGACAACGAGGCGAACGTGATCTGTCACGTGATAAATGTGGAAACCTGCGAGAACGTCCTGTCCGAGAAAGTCACTGGAGGCGCCGGCAACATCCTTCAGTTGCGGGACCAACTGGGACAGAAGATGAACCAAAGGCTGGTGACCATGTAGCGTAGGGTGGGCGAAGGGCGGGTGAGGGAAAGTTTGGCAACATCAGGAGGTACACAAATGAAGGTAATCGCGATTAACGGCAGCCCGAGGAAAAAGTGGAACACGGCAACCTTGCTGGAAAAGGCCCTCGAAGGGGCGGCTTCGGCCGACGCCGAGACGGAACTGATTCATCTCTACGACTTGAACTACAAGGGATGCATCAGCTGCTTCGCCTGCAAGTTAAAGGGGGGCAAGAGCTACGGCAAATGCGCCATGCAGGACGAGCTCACCCCGGTGCTGGAGAAGCTCGCGGAAGCCGACGCCTTCGTTCTCGGTTCCCCGGTGTACTTCGGGACGGTGACCGGTGAGATGCACTCGTTCATGGAGCGGCTCCTGTTCCAGTACCTGGTGTACAGCAACCCTCCGACCTCGCTCTTCACCCGCAGCATCCGCACGGGGTTCATCTACACCATGAACGTCTCGGAAGAGATCATGAAGCAGTACTCCTACCCTATCCACATCGGCCTCAACGAGGGTGTCCTCGCTCGCAACTTCGGCTCCTGCGAATCGCTCTGCGCCAATGAAACGCTGCAGTTCGAGGATTACGACAAGGTGGTCTTCAACTACTTCGATCCGGCGATAAGGCGCGAGCGGTACCAGAAGGCGTTTCCGGAAGACTGTGAGAAGGCGTTCGCGCTCGGCGCCAGGCTGGTGCAGCAATGAGCCAGGCAGCCAAGGAGCATAAAGGAGAAAACGGGACCTGCCTGATCCTGGTCGACATTCAAAACGACTACTTCCCCGGCGGCAGCATGGAACTTGCGGGAATAGAGGAAGCCGCTGCTAACGCGAAGCTCCTGCTCGAGCAGTGCAGGAAAAGTGGAACTCCGGTTGTCCATATCCAGCACATCGCCGCGCGCCCAGGTGCCACCTTTTTTGTCCCCGGCACCGACGGCGCCGAGATCAGCCAAATGGTGGCGCCCGCGGCGGGCGAATCGATCGTAATCAAGAACTTCCCGAACAGCTTCCGGGGGACCTCGCTCTTGGAGCTGCTGGCGGCCCGGCAGATAAAGGACCTTGTGATCTGTGGGGCGATGAGCCACATGTGCATAGACGCTACAACCAGGGCAGCGTTCGATCTAGGCTTTGACTGTACCGTCGTCGAAGACGCCTGCGCTACCAGAGACCTGCAGTTCCAGGGGCGGACGGTCAAAGCCGCCGATGTGCATGCATCCTTCATGTCTGCGCTCGCAATACCTTACGCCAAGATAGTCAGCACTGAAGAGGCCCTGGGGCAGCTCTAGGGGCCTTTTTGTCCCTCAGTTGCAAAGGTTCATCGGGGAATACCAGAGATGTGGTGTTAATTTGCCCACGAAGGGCTGGGTCAGACCTAACGTCCCCCCCTTTGCGAAGGGGGGACAGGGGGGATTTCACTCCCGCTGAACATCCCCCTCAATCTCTCTTTTCAAAGGGAGAACATTCCGCTAAGCTTGCTGCAAGATCAAGGTCACTCAGGAATCTGATTGACTTCCCGGCGCCAAGGAGTGTATTAGAACTGGTTCTGAAATATCCTGTCATAAGACAAGACAGAGCAATCATGATCTAAGACAGAGCCGCCCGTTTCAGCAATGCTGAAGGGGCGGCTTTTTTTACTACGCCGCGAGTACCAGCTACTGCGACGGTGCGGGAGTTGAGGATGACATGCAGTGAAGGGAATACGAAAAATGTAGTGCGGCAGGTTTTGGGACTGCCGGTGATAGTTGCGGCTCTCGGGTACTTCGTCGACATTTACGACCTGGTGCTGTTCAGCATCGTAAGGGTGCCGAGCCTCAAGGGCATCGGGCTTTCAGGGCAGGAACTGATCGACAAAGGGGTGTTTCTGCTCAACATGCAGATGGCGGGGATGCTGCTGGGGGGGATCCTCTGGGGAGTTCTCGGGGACCGGAAGGGGCGCCTCAAGATCATGTTCGGTTCCATCTTCATCTACTCCGTGGCCAACCTCGCCAACGGCATGGCCAACTCCATCGAAGCATACGCCTTTCTCCGCTTCATGGCGGGGGTGGGTCTCGCCGGCGAGCTCGGCGCCGGCATCACGCTGGTGAGCGAGGTGCTGCACCGCTCCATCAGGGGATACGGCACCATGATCGTGGCGACTGTCGGTGTCTCGGGAGCCATACTCGCAAACTTCGTCGCGAAGCAGTTCGACTGGCGCACAGCATTCGTCATCGGCGGCATCTTGGGCCTGCTGCTCCTGCTGCTGCGGGTCTCGGTGGCGGAATCAGGGATGTTCAAGGGGATGGAATCCAAGGAAGTAGCCAAGGGAAATTTCCTCGCACTCTTCACCTCGCGCGACCGCTTCGGCCGCTTCATGAACTCGATCCTGATCGGCCTTCCCTCCTGGTTCGTCGTTGGGGTCCTGATCACCTTTTCCCCCGAGTTCGCCAAGGCCCTCGCGGTCCAGGGGACGGTCAACGCCGGCAACGCCGTGATGTACTGCTACATGGGGCTTGTGGCCGGTGACCTCGTGAGCGGGCTCTTGAGCCAGCTGCTGAAAAGCCGCAAGAAGGTGGTGCTTCTTTTCCTGCTGCTGACCGTCGCGGCGGTGGCGGGCTACTTCAGCGCCACCGGGGTTACCGCAGGCTCCTTCTATCTCATCTGCGGGCTCCTCGGCTTCGGGATCGGGTACTGGGCGATCTTCGTCACCGTTGCGGCGGAGCAGTTCGGGACCAATCTTAGGGCCACCGTCGCCACCACCGTCCCCAATTTCGTGCGCGGCATGACCATCCCCATCACCATGCTGTTCCAGTCGGCGCGAAAGGTCCTGGGGCTGGAGATGGGCGCGCTTGCCGTGGGGGCGCTTTGCCTGGTCATCGCGCTGATAAGCCTCTCCCTGCTCCAGGAGACTTTCCACAAGGATCTCGATTATTTCGAGGAATACCTTTGA from Citrifermentans bremense harbors:
- a CDS encoding flavodoxin family protein; its protein translation is MKVIAINGSPRKKWNTATLLEKALEGAASADAETELIHLYDLNYKGCISCFACKLKGGKSYGKCAMQDELTPVLEKLAEADAFVLGSPVYFGTVTGEMHSFMERLLFQYLVYSNPPTSLFTRSIRTGFIYTMNVSEEIMKQYSYPIHIGLNEGVLARNFGSCESLCANETLQFEDYDKVVFNYFDPAIRRERYQKAFPEDCEKAFALGARLVQQ
- a CDS encoding cysteine hydrolase family protein — translated: MSQAAKEHKGENGTCLILVDIQNDYFPGGSMELAGIEEAAANAKLLLEQCRKSGTPVVHIQHIAARPGATFFVPGTDGAEISQMVAPAAGESIVIKNFPNSFRGTSLLELLAARQIKDLVICGAMSHMCIDATTRAAFDLGFDCTVVEDACATRDLQFQGRTVKAADVHASFMSALAIPYAKIVSTEEALGQL
- a CDS encoding CsgG/HfaB family protein — its product is MIITVDSGNGFFSKAKYTISCNKDGYDLGHSELAAHMNGWYWGNIVFGGVIGLLVVDPVTGAMWRMDDTLMVPLSASGVAKLAAPAEAGTKAPDVKAAAVTESSSLSIGKKLHLAKNDTVAVLPFTIKAVEKKYDHLSQGFSDDLTYYLRKSEDIKIIDGNKVDKALSEIKLTNSVILDSTTAQNIGKEIGAKFIILGNVEVIDNEANVICHVINVETCENVLSEKVTGGAGNILQLRDQLGQKMNQRLVTM
- a CDS encoding MFS transporter gives rise to the protein MTCSEGNTKNVVRQVLGLPVIVAALGYFVDIYDLVLFSIVRVPSLKGIGLSGQELIDKGVFLLNMQMAGMLLGGILWGVLGDRKGRLKIMFGSIFIYSVANLANGMANSIEAYAFLRFMAGVGLAGELGAGITLVSEVLHRSIRGYGTMIVATVGVSGAILANFVAKQFDWRTAFVIGGILGLLLLLLRVSVAESGMFKGMESKEVAKGNFLALFTSRDRFGRFMNSILIGLPSWFVVGVLITFSPEFAKALAVQGTVNAGNAVMYCYMGLVAGDLVSGLLSQLLKSRKKVVLLFLLLTVAAVAGYFSATGVTAGSFYLICGLLGFGIGYWAIFVTVAAEQFGTNLRATVATTVPNFVRGMTIPITMLFQSARKVLGLEMGALAVGALCLVIALISLSLLQETFHKDLDYFEEYL
- a CDS encoding DEAD/DEAH box helicase gives rise to the protein MTLSSPANLTQKLLDTFSSCTPEERTLLQLLSVLYAPLSKNVLLNVLRRMGAPAPGERSYTGLVLAEVLEKLAHKKLVVQGKDGIRCDIHITHAATLSAVADGAFPQMVSAIHVEIPMETDWGSSYYRTQLHALRDVRIAFYAKDERLAFEMEARFKRQFPYDLMRCHPFVTICNAPFDLEWFRSLPIKLQGAALKEILSYAGAHLIPAQPPFALLAELAAAKGVTQELCDVLCVELLLRGEIDAAEKASGERASSTEAAVFAATQMLRGAYPESAASFESALALLRKETGKRKTFFDNITGPLYILALIAAGNERSLTQAADFCAFVVGKKDWPHQDLYLILKHVAAERNGERGTSRYLEALSAAPAFDTSPFYALFCVMALQWGGSEKAREKAAKLPPLAHKARDAGYLWLADELEWTVLECGIAPLPASRTGKRQKQKGVVPLVHAVAKIEFWQTALQALIRLNREEEEAEQKPVSQSRLIWHFDEKRGYFEIHPREQKQAPNGKWSSGRNISPKRLAEDAAGIDFLTEQDRLICACIKLERCHGYYGRDCYELNHDLALPLMVGHPQLYLDPAGTVHLELVRGEPEIQLLTEGDTLKLQISPQFAPDQKIYLQKEAPTRLKMYQVKEEYRRIAAILGSGLKLPPQAKNQALAAIHSLSSLVTVHSDIEDATIEQIASDSTPCFHLLPYQAGLRLELLVYPLSESGPCFRPGAGGETLMAVIEGKKVQAKRDLQLEVSRTTEAIAALPVLSECEEWEGEWMVPSTEKALELLLQLQGLGEAVRVSWPEGARFKIKQVATPGHCRLVIKQAKDWFELEGEVKLNEGLSLDLRQLVELAKDSPGRFIQLADGDFLALSAQLKRHLDDLASCADPHGSSAFRFHPLAAPVFEEFAGQAGSFDADEQWRRQLKRLLEAEAFRPQLPATLQAELRGYQEEGFNWLNRLAHWGVGACLADDMGLGKTVQALAQILSMAEGGPSLVVAPTSVCLNWESESLKFAPTLNPVIFGGQNRAKLLQELKPFDLVICSYGLLQQEGELLAAVQWQAIILDEAQAIKNMATKRSQAAMELKGTFKMVATGTPIENHLGELWNVFRFINPGLLGSLKQFNVKFAAPIEKSQDKKARARLKKLIQPFILRRTKNQVLEELPPRTEIVIKVEMSEEEASLYEAIRKSALDNLAGVGKVEGKGALHLKILAEIMRLRRACCNPRLVLPDTPIPSTKLAAFGEIVEELRENRHKALVFSQFVGHLELIRQYVEKNGIPYQYLDGSTPPQERKKRVDAFQSGSGDLFLISLKAGGVGLNLTAADYVIHMDPWWNPAVEDQASDRAHRIGQQRPVTIYRLVTRGTIEEKIVGLHQQKRGLADSLLDDSDLSGKISAEELLALLRK